From the genome of Kluyveromyces lactis strain NRRL Y-1140 chromosome F complete sequence:
tttcacttgCAATGCTAAGATTCGCTTCATTTTCTGTCCGGGTAACGTTTGATATCGTATGTTAGGGTTTGGGGACTGAAGGCTTGGCAGAAATTCACCATGATAGAGATACTAAATGGCAATTTGTGAGGACCTTGAGCATCACTCTCCTTATCCATTTATCTTATGGGTTGACAGCTGATTCATAATCTAAGTGTTGCAGGCCCCTATACCAGATTTAATCGTATTCATAATCTTAGTAGTGATATAAACGAAGTAAAGCAGCATAAAAACATTATtcgatcacgtgattaaGTACTTGGATGGATTTTTCCTTCAGATTTTTGAAAGTGTGATCCCAATTGTGCCTTACCCTGACTGCCCCTTTCCGATTTTCACtcaaaaccaaaataaCAACAGAAAAGGTTTAAATTCAAATAGAAACAATCATAGTGTGATATATGGATTTATTAGGATTTGTTTTTACAACTGCTGTCTTTACTGTACGGAAAGTGAATTTACGCGCAAGATCGTTAATTTCAAAcatttttatcaattgCTGATAAAATACCGGTTTTGTTTCCTGTTTGTCGGATAATAAACACTTTAGACGgtattttgttttttcgGTGATTGCATAAACAGGTCATAATTATTACTATTAATTTACTATTAATATATTTATCTTATCAGATCACAGATCATAGATCATAGAGAGAGATACATTTGGAAAGAGAATAGTTCTCAATTAGTTGAGAAGGAATtgaatcaagaaaaaaacgTGTTGAGCTCTATTCGACCGGTCTGCTTGTGctatattttccaattttgGATTAGTCCTGTCAAATCCCAATAAGAAATCTTTATCCTGATTAAGGTGTTTAGCAACGCAGAggtaaaaagaaaactagCAACGAAAGTGTCTGTTTGATACAATACTTACACACGGCAAGATGATGCGTGGATTCAAGCAAAAGTTGATAAAGAAGACTACGGGAAGTACGTCTTCTAGTTCTAATCAAAAACGGAAGGAtaaggaaaaggaagaaaaaaaagagaaggaaCACTCAAAGCGATCTCCCAGTACTTCGGGTAGTTCTTCTGCAAGATCATCACTAGATAAGACTAGCCATAGATCTGGAAGTACCGGATCGAATGCCGGTAGCTCTAGAAGAGTAGATTCGAAGTCGGGTAGCAATAACCATAATAATCATGGTAGCAGTAATAGTAACGCCAGCGGAAGCGGTAGTTCTGCGAACAATAATCAGAATGATGGTGTGCCAAGGACTCCATCCGTTAACATAACGAAAGCAGATTCCAATGCAGTTGGTAAACCTACTTTAATAGGAGCTGCAGCTCAAGTAACACCGCCTCCTACAAGCCCAAAAGCTCAGCCGGCTTCTTTGAATACTCCATCCAGTGCTACCGGTAGTACTACAGTATTGAAGGATTCTCAGCGTTCGCCAACTTCCATAGAAATACCCAGATCGTCtcattcttttgaaaggttACCAACCCCGACTAAACTCAATGCAGACAGCGACCTTGAAATGATAAAAACCCCTCAGCGTCACTCTTCTTCTAGATTTGAACCATCTCGTTATACCCAAATCGTAAAATTACCAAGGTTCGAGGAGGTCCTGCCAGAAGAACAAATTCCGTTATTCATTACTAAGGTCGACCAATGTAACACAATGTTTGACTTCAATGATCCTAGTTTCGATATTCAAGGTAAGGAAATTAAGAGGGTAACTTTACAGGAGTTGATCGAATTCATTGTTACAAACAGATTCACTTATACTGAAGAGATGTATGAGCATGTGGTGAACATGTTCAAGATTAATCTTTTCAGACCTATTCCTCCTCAAGTAAATCCAGTAGGTGATGTTTTCGATccagatgaagatgaaccGGTTAATGAGCTAGCATGGCCCCACATGCAATATGTTTATGAATTCTTTTTAAGATTTGTTGAATCACCAGATTTCAATCATCAGATCGCAAAACAATACATCGATCAAAACTTCATTTTGAAGTTGTTGGAGCTATTTTCCAGTGAAGACATCAGAGAAAGAGATTGTTTGAAAACCACTTTGCATAGAATATATGGGAAATTTTTGTCCCTCAGATCGTTTATAAGAAGATCGATCAACAAtattttccttcaattcacATACGAAACTGAACGATTCAATGGTATCGCAGAATTATTGGAAATTATGGGTTCCATCATCAACGGTTTCGCATTACCTTTGAAGGAGGAACATAAAGTTTTCCTTGTCAGAGTATTAATACCACTACACAAGGTAAGGTGTCTTTCTTTATACCATCCGCAACTTGCATACTGTATTGTgcaatttttggaaaaggAGCCTCTGCTTACGGAAGAAGTTATCATGGGATTACTACGTTATTGGCCTAAGATCAACTCTACTAAGGAAATTATGTTTTTAAATGAGATTGAAGATATCTTTGAAGTAATTGAGCCTCTGGAATTTATCAAGGTAGAGGTGCCATTGTTCGTTCAATTAGCAAAGTGTATTTCTTCGCCGCATTTCCAAGTAGCAGAGAAAGTGCTAAGCTATTGGAACAACGAATACTTCTTAAACCTCTGTATTGAAAATGCGGAAGTGATACTTCCTATAATTTTCCCGCCCCTATACAAACTAACCTCACAACTGGACAAGAATGATCCGTTGAGTTTAGAGGATGGTGATAATGGTGAAGATCCGTACTTAATGGTCGAGCAAGCCATAAATTCCGGCTCATGGAATCGTGCCATTCATGCAATGGCTTTCAAagcattgaaaattttccTTGAAACGAACAATGTCTTATACGAAAATTGCAACGCACTTTACATATCTagtttgaaagaaaacaacagaCGTCAAAAAGAGAGGGAAATGAACTGGAAACAATTAGAGGATTACGTTTCGAAGTTGAAGATCGcagaaagttgaaaaaaagtgaCCACTATCATCCTTACGGACTCACCATCAccaaatcattattatcgtcttcattatcatcatcatcacgGTAAAAGTTATGTATATACTTATATCTACGCGTCTTTTTCACCGAACATAGAATTGTTTCCGTATATATCAGTAAACGACAAATGATTTCCAACCCAAATAGGAGGCCTTAATTTACATATAAAATAGTAATAAAGGTACTACTTGACTGATAACTTGCCGCTTATCACTTTCTAACTGACAATTCtatatattcttttttataATGACTGTCACCCAAATCCtattcttttcagcatGTTGGGTTTTGTATGATTCTTAAATTTCAACATCggttgaaaaaaaagggtCGCAGGCTCCATCGTCAGTATGGCtatataaagaaatattgaGAAGTACGTGCAAATTGCTATTGAGTTAAGAAAACGACAATTCGTAGACAAAATCACTGTTTATAATTTAATCTTTCGATAACGAAGAAATTCGGTTAGAAATCAGTCTCATTTAGTTCAACTCAGAATTGTGTTTTATATCCTCGAGTGAAGACAGACCAATCGACATAATAGGTAAAGAATTAGGAAAGATGTTCAGAACAGCAGCAAGAAACCTTGGCGTGCCATTAAGAAGAAGTGTTTATGTTGGATTCAGCGGTAGTTTATTAGTCGGTGGTGGATCGTTGTTGCACTCGATGCAACCAAGCTCATATATCATGAACGATtcaattgttgatgttaaGCAAAGAACGAATCTACCACAAGAGCTTGGATTGCCAAGCCGTGTTGATATAAGTTCGAAGCAAAGAAGAGTCAACTACAGACAAATGTGCTACGGGTCAATTTTAGGTCTAGTGTTCGGTGTTATCTTTGGTAAGATATCAAGTCTTCTCGTGTTCATCACCGGGGTTGGATTCGTTGGGTTACAATTCTTGCAGAACAGGGGAGTTATCAGCAGTGACAGCACTCGTTCTCTTTCCAAATACGTTGTGACCATCGGCCGTGAGAGGATTGATTTGAACACATTGATCTGGGACAAACCCAGCTTCAAAGTCTCATTCATCTTGACATTTGTGCTAGCTGCACTTAACGTCTGATTGGTTCCGAGAACGCTACCTTATTCagttcacgtgacttttTCTCATGTGAAAACCCAGAATATCCTATAACGTTATATTTAAGAATTAGTAAAATAATTATTGTGTGTAACTCGCTTGTAACATGATTAATTACCAATCATCAAAGACATTTTCATAAACGACTGGTAGGCTACATTAGACTGGGTTGTCAAGGAGATAAGGGAGTTTAAACTAATGAGTATAGTTCATCCAGATACCTCGAAGTACGAGTTTAATTTCGAGCCATTTCTACGGAAAGAATATTCGTTCTCGTTAGATCCAGATAGACCGGTATGCCAATACTATAATTCAAGAGAGGGGATAAAATCCTGTCCCAACGGAGCACGCTGTCCAAACAAGCATGTGCTACCGATATTTCAGAACAAGATTGTTTGTAAGCACTGGCTCCGAGGTCTCTGCAAGAAGAACGATCAATGTGAATATTTACACGAGTATAACCTAAGAAAGATGCCCGAGTGTGTATTCTTCACCAAGAACGGGTACTGTACACAATCACCGGAGTGTCAATACTTGCACGTAGATCACAAGAGTCAGTTAGAAGAATGTGAGGATTATAATATGGGGTTCTGTCCATCGGGACCTGCATGCACGAAGAAACATGTCAAAAAGGTACTTTGCCCCAGATACTTGGTAGGGTTTTGTCCACTGGGTAAAGATTGCGACTGGTCGCATCCCAAATTCAAAGTACCTTCAGAACACAGCAAACTGCGCATCAAGAAAGACGAGCATATTAATACAAGAAAGATGGATGAGGAAAGGGAAAGACGCTTGAATGCCATTATCAACGGTGACATCctagtcacgtgactgaattttttcagttttcatCAGTGCGTTCGTTCTCAGCCACTGCTGCTGTCACTATTCACTATTCAGCTCACCATACGTAATTCGATACAGATACAGATACTAAGTAACATAATACTACACAATGTTACAGCCGGATAATTCTATCAACCGACAGCAAAAGCAACACACCTGAAAAATTAAGGGAACCAAGGCTCACATACCTTAAATTGCTTATCCAATAGGTATCAGACCTCTCAGCCAAAATCATTCGCTGAGTTTCATTTATGGACACGCGGTCGACATATTCCCCAGTATAGAACACTCCATTCCACAGTTTCTTTcggtttcttttttttcttgcaaTACTGATAAGCATTAACCCTGAGAGCGGACGCATGAATGTACACCAGGCAACAGCGTGAGTTCTTGAAGTCAGTTTTCTAATACACCTATAACTGGCACTAGCCAGCTACTGGGATGGCAGTCTCGCATCACAGCAAGGCTGTCGACCGGTACCTCTTCGTCACTTCGTCTCTCCTCTGCTGCTGTCTATGAACCAGCGAGGTTTTGCtcaaaatggaaaatgaaattttcgacgaaaacaaacagaaataaaaaaaagggaaaagggtaaaaaggaaaattaATGGAAGCAAGGTTTTTCCAAAGCAACTTCCGGCCACTTTTAGGAGAATTGCCATTGCATTTGGTAATttatttgtatatatatataacaCTTCTATATTTAAAAGTAAGGTTACTATTGTGATAATAACACGCAAGCTATTAATATTGAACATACGCTCAGTTATATAGAGTTCATTTGATCGAGTAAtagttaaaaaaaaagataaagacACCATATATTACAACCATGCACAGAACATATTCTTTGAGGACTACCAGGGCACCAACTGCCTCTGATTTACAGAatccaccaccaccaccatCTTCTACCAAGAGCAGATTTTTCGGTAAGGGTGGTTTAGCTTACAGTTTCAGAAGAAACGCAGCTGGTGCGTTTGGTCCTGAACTTTCACGTAAGTTGTCTCAATTAGTGAAGATTGAGAAAAACGTGTTGCGTTCTATTGAATTGGCTGCTAACGAACGTAGAGATGCTGCTAAGCAATTGTCGTTGTGGGGTTTGGAAAATGACGATGACGTTTCTGATATCACCGATAAGTTGGGTGTTTTGATTTACGAAATGTCTGAATTGGATGACCAGTTCATCGATCGTTACGATCAATACAGATTGACTTTGAAGTCTGTTAGAGACATTGAAGGGTCTGTTCAACCATCTCGTGAAAGAAGAGCTAAGATCGCTGATAAGATTGCCTACTTGAAGTACAAGGACCCACAATCTCCAAAGATTGAAGTCTTGGAGCAAGAATTGGTCCGTGCTGAAGCTGAATCTCTTGTTGCTGAAGCTCAATTGTCTAACATCACGAGATCAAAATTAAGAGCTGCTTTCAACTACCAATTCGATTCCGTCATTGAACATTCTGAAAAATTGGCCTTGATCGCAGGTTACGGTAAGGCTCTTTTGGAATTGTTGGATGATGCTCCAGTTACTCCAGGTGAGACTAGACCAGCTTACGACGGTTACGAAGCGTCTAAACAAATCATTATCGATGCTGAGAGTGCCTTAAACCAATGGACTTTGGACTCTGCTGTTGTTAAGCCATCCTTGTCCATCAGAAACTTCGATGATGCTTacttggatgaagaagaccAAGAACAATGGAATGACGAAGAAGCTGAAGCCGAAGCTCAAGAAGAACACCCAGTTGCTGCTTAAACTTCTCACTCTTCTACTCCTTAGGTGCTTCTAAAAATCTCTTTTGTCACAAATTTATTATACTCTTATTCGCCCCTATTCGTTTTGTTTCgattcttttcaatgaGTAGCCCACTGGCTGGCAagcaatttttttctctattCGACTAACCTTACCTGCTTTAATATAAGTGCCAACTACTATCTCTTAATTGTCGTTTTAATAAAATACAAGTATTAACTCTTtaaaaagagaattttAGGGGAAGGGACTTTTCCCAAAAGGTTTTATGCCATGAGAATATAGGAAGACAGGTGGgaaattcaatttcctATTCCTTTTGcatctttttctttgtgaATGACTATGCCTTACACTACGAAATGGCTGTCTTCTGATCATGAATTACTTTGGTCTGTTCTTTGAATGTCTCCATCGCataatcttgaaattattgGACGGAAAtactgttgaaaagattcagaAACTGGAAACGAAAAGCAAAGCGAAAGACACttacaaagaaaaaatgtttttaatatatatataatattgatTTAAGGATTGACAATCCTCATTTACACTCATTGTTTCTCCCTATGTACTACTATGTATCAGCAATTCTAAAATAATCTGAAATTTCTATTAAGTCCCTTATACCTGTGCATTTTCTCACCACGTCAAACTTTAAATTTCCAACTGAAAATCTATCATTCAAtgattccaaatatttGGCAAGTCAAAGAATATAAATGAACACTTATAAATGCAAGAAGAATAGGGACCAAACACTGTGTGACTGATCAATTGCATCattgcttctttctcaagatAATATAACTCTCAATACTATGGAAATTGACGAGTTTCAACTCGATTCAAAACTATCGAAGTTCGAGAATCTATCGGGCAAATTATCGACCAAATCACAATTACCAAAGCTACTTCATTTGATAGAAGCTGATTATAGTCAGACTTCTAACGCTTTAAACAACTATATCAAAGGctcaaataataaaattaACAAATCGGTAAGGTCCTTGGAGTTAGGGAAGACCAATTTAACATCAACATTGTCTTTTTTCCATGAAGCCTTGGAATCTCTATCTAATTCTAACGTGCAATCGATATCAATTTCCAATAGGCTTAATTCCATCAAGGATGAAGCAGACCATATTAATCAATTGGCAGATTTTGTAGATTCTGtcaaacttttgaagaataacctaaaaataataaatgaTGCATTAGACACGAAGGAACCAAATTACCCAATGATAGCCCAATGTATCTATGAGATTGATCAGCTGCCAGACTCTATAATACACTCGCAGTTTGTTCAGCGGTGTGTACCCACTAGTGAACTTCCAGATCCACCGGTTCAGCTTATAGACAAGTGGAAAACTCATCTCTGCAAAGTATTTTCTGATAGGTTTACCAGAGCCACAAGAGACGTGGATGTTGGCACATTGACTGAATGCTTCAAActatttccaaaaattggtGCTTCGGATCTTGGAATAGATCTTTACTccaaatatatatgtgaTAACATTGCACAACAATCCAGGACGTTAATGACACATACTTCCGGGGACCCattattttattcaaaatccACACTACaccttttcaaaattgttTCTACGATGATAAACGACCATTCCAAGATTATTTTGCAAAGCTATTCCACTGATTTCATGTTAGAGATCATGCAAAAAGTTCAATTAGAGACTGATCTACAAGCTTGTTTGATTTGGGACACCTTCACTGATGATGTTTCGTTGGATAAAGTCTTCGCTTCATTGCAAGATAATAATGACATGAGGACTTTACAAGCCATTATCTTACAATTTTCGAATTTCTTGCAAAACTGGTCAATGTACTGCCAGTTTTTCTCTATGAAGTGGTTACAATTCACTAATGGGTCCGTAGATCCAATCAAGATTGTACCATGCCTTACCAGCGGTAAgttcaattcaaaattgCAGGACAATATTGACACTTTCCATGCATTGACTATCCATTACACCACATACTGTTTCAAgagttctttgaaaacttcatGCATGCCGAACTTAaatgattctttggataTTACATTATCTCAAAATACTGAAAGTAATCAGCAGATTATTTCCCCGGTATTGGAAGATCTCGCGATTCTTATAAAATCCTACTTGGTTTGGACTCTAAATTCGGGACAAACTGAATTAGTTACGAAATCTTTAGATTCAATTTCccaaatgattcaaaatgaGTACTTAATCAGTTTCGTACAATCAAGCTTGACCAAATTAATACCTAGGTTAACACCGGCATTGAGATTGcaaaaatatatatctgCGCCCAATTACCCAATGGATACGCAAAGCAAATTTACATCGCAATTCGCGGCATTTAACCTCAAGGAGACAGATATGGAGTCTGTTTTGCATTTGCATCATTATATCGTTTACCTTAACACTATTTCTACAAATGAATCGATATTTAAGGATTTGTTTGAGAACGAAATTATAAAGATTAATCCACACTTTTTgattgataatttcaaattcaataatgaaCATGAGCTAGTTAAAGGTAAACTTCTATCTGTGCTACAGTATATCCttgataataataagaaGCTTTGGAATTGGGCAATAATGATGCTATATCAAAATGTTCTGCAAGAAAACCTACATCGTCTACTATCGGTACTGTTCCAAAGAAACACCGAATTCTTATCCACATTACAGGATtttgaagactttgaaAAGCTGCACAAGTTTGTAGAAGAGTGGAATAAACTATTAACCCCATACAAACAAGTCCTCTCCGCAgcatctttcaacaatcttTTGACCACTATTGTCAAAGATGTTTGTCCAATAATAGAGAACAAGTTTCTATCCCTACAATTTAACGAATTAGGTTCTATCAAGATTGAGAAACAGCTATCCATTGTTATCAAAACTATAAGCATGGACAATTATCAATTACGTGAGTGGTTTAAGAAGTTAACCCAGATGTGTCTCCTCTTAGGATTTGAAGACGACCAGTTTGACTCAAGCACTCAAGATCTAAAAGATGACGTGCTCAATTCATTGAACTGGTTATTGACATCTTCTGAACGTATCTCAATAAGACAACAACGTATCGAC
Proteins encoded in this window:
- the RTS1 gene encoding protein phosphatase 2A regulatory subunit RTS1 (similar to uniprot|P38903 Saccharomyces cerevisiae YOR014W RTS1 B-type regulatory subunit of protein phosphatase 2A (PP2A)), producing the protein MMRGFKQKLIKKTTGSTSSSSNQKRKDKEKEEKKEKEHSKRSPSTSGSSSARSSLDKTSHRSGSTGSNAGSSRRVDSKSGSNNHNNHGSSNSNASGSGSSANNNQNDGVPRTPSVNITKADSNAVGKPTLIGAAAQVTPPPTSPKAQPASLNTPSSATGSTTVLKDSQRSPTSIEIPRSSHSFERLPTPTKLNADSDLEMIKTPQRHSSSRFEPSRYTQIVKLPRFEEVLPEEQIPLFITKVDQCNTMFDFNDPSFDIQGKEIKRVTLQELIEFIVTNRFTYTEEMYEHVVNMFKINLFRPIPPQVNPVGDVFDPDEDEPVNELAWPHMQYVYEFFLRFVESPDFNHQIAKQYIDQNFILKLLELFSSEDIRERDCLKTTLHRIYGKFLSLRSFIRRSINNIFLQFTYETERFNGIAELLEIMGSIINGFALPLKEEHKVFLVRVLIPLHKVRCLSLYHPQLAYCIVQFLEKEPLLTEEVIMGLLRYWPKINSTKEIMFLNEIEDIFEVIEPLEFIKVEVPLFVQLAKCISSPHFQVAEKVLSYWNNEYFLNLCIENAEVILPIIFPPLYKLTSQLDKNDPLSLEDGDNGEDPYLMVEQAINSGSWNRAIHAMAFKALKIFLETNNVLYENCNALYISSLKENNRRQKEREMNWKQLEDYVSKLKIAES
- the FUN14 gene encoding Fun14p (some similarities with uniprot|P18411 Saccharomyces cerevisiae YAL008W FUN14 Mitochondrial protein of unknown function) codes for the protein MFRTAARNLGVPLRRSVYVGFSGSLLVGGGSLLHSMQPSSYIMNDSIVDVKQRTNLPQELGLPSRVDISSKQRRVNYRQMCYGSILGLVFGVIFGKISSLLVFITGVGFVGLQFLQNRGVISSDSTRSLSKYVVTIGRERIDLNTLIWDKPSFKVSFILTFVLAALNV
- the YTH1 gene encoding cleavage polyadenylation factor RNA-binding subunit YTH1 (highly similar to uniprot|Q06102 Saccharomyces cerevisiae YPR107C YTH1 Essential RNA-binding component of cleavage and polyadenylation factor); the protein is MSIVHPDTSKYEFNFEPFLRKEYSFSLDPDRPVCQYYNSREGIKSCPNGARCPNKHVLPIFQNKIVCKHWLRGLCKKNDQCEYLHEYNLRKMPECVFFTKNGYCTQSPECQYLHVDHKSQLEECEDYNMGFCPSGPACTKKHVKKVLCPRYLVGFCPLGKDCDWSHPKFKVPSEHSKLRIKKDEHINTRKMDEERERRLNAIINGDILVT
- the PIL1 gene encoding lipid-binding protein PIL1 (highly similar to uniprot|P53252 Saccharomyces cerevisiae YGR086C PIL1 Long chain base-responsive inhibitor of protein kinases Phk1p and Phk2p acts along with Lsp1p to down-regulate heat stress resistance via regulation of the Pkc1p and Ypk1p pathways phosphorylated by Phk1p and Phk2p); its protein translation is MHRTYSLRTTRAPTASDLQNPPPPPSSTKSRFFGKGGLAYSFRRNAAGAFGPELSRKLSQLVKIEKNVLRSIELAANERRDAAKQLSLWGLENDDDVSDITDKLGVLIYEMSELDDQFIDRYDQYRLTLKSVRDIEGSVQPSRERRAKIADKIAYLKYKDPQSPKIEVLEQELVRAEAESLVAEAQLSNITRSKLRAAFNYQFDSVIEHSEKLALIAGYGKALLELLDDAPVTPGETRPAYDGYEASKQIIIDAESALNQWTLDSAVVKPSLSIRNFDDAYLDEEDQEQWNDEEAEAEAQEEHPVAA
- the COG4 gene encoding Golgi transport complex subunit COG4 (similar to uniprot|Q06096 Saccharomyces cerevisiae YPR105C COG4 component of oligomeric Golgi complex), which encodes MEIDEFQLDSKLSKFENLSGKLSTKSQLPKLLHLIEADYSQTSNALNNYIKGSNNKINKSVRSLELGKTNLTSTLSFFHEALESLSNSNVQSISISNRLNSIKDEADHINQLADFVDSVKLLKNNLKIINDALDTKEPNYPMIAQCIYEIDQLPDSIIHSQFVQRCVPTSELPDPPVQLIDKWKTHLCKVFSDRFTRATRDVDVGTLTECFKLFPKIGASDLGIDLYSKYICDNIAQQSRTLMTHTSGDPLFYSKSTLHLFKIVSTMINDHSKIILQSYSTDFMLEIMQKVQLETDLQACLIWDTFTDDVSLDKVFASLQDNNDMRTLQAIILQFSNFLQNWSMYCQFFSMKWLQFTNGSVDPIKIVPCLTSGKFNSKLQDNIDTFHALTIHYTTYCFKSSLKTSCMPNLNDSLDITLSQNTESNQQIISPVLEDLAILIKSYLVWTLNSGQTELVTKSLDSISQMIQNEYLISFVQSSLTKLIPRLTPALRLQKYISAPNYPMDTQSKFTSQFAAFNLKETDMESVLHLHHYIVYLNTISTNESIFKDLFENEIIKINPHFLIDNFKFNNEHELVKGKLLSVLQYILDNNKKLWNWAIMMLYQNVLQENLHRLLSVLFQRNTEFLSTLQDFEDFEKLHKFVEEWNKLLTPYKQVLSAASFNNLLTTIVKDVCPIIENKFLSLQFNELGSIKIEKQLSIVIKTISMDNYQLREWFKKLTQMCLLLGFEDDQFDSSTQDLKDDVLNSLNWLLTSSERISIRQQRIDKR